A DNA window from Streptococcus parapneumoniae contains the following coding sequences:
- the sdbB gene encoding thiol-disulfide oxidoreductase-associated lipoprotein SdbB, with product MKKVMFAGLSLLSLVVLIACGEEETKKTQAPQQPKQETPVQQIAVGKDAPDFTLQSMDGKEVKLSDFKGKKVYLKFWASWCGPCKKSMPELMELAAKPDRDFEILTVIAPGIQGEKTVNQFPQWFQEQGYKDIPVLYDTKATTFQAYQIRSIPTEYLIDSQGKIGKIQFGAISNADAEAAFKEMN from the coding sequence ATGAAAAAAGTAATGTTTGCTGGCTTAAGTCTCTTGTCATTAGTTGTATTGATAGCCTGTGGTGAGGAAGAAACTAAAAAAACTCAAGCCCCACAACAGCCAAAACAAGAAACGCCTGTACAGCAAATTGCTGTTGGGAAAGATGCTCCAGACTTCACCTTGCAATCCATGGATGGTAAAGAAGTCAAGTTATCTGATTTTAAGGGTAAAAAGGTTTACTTGAAGTTTTGGGCTTCCTGGTGTGGTCCATGTAAGAAAAGTATGCCTGAGTTGATGGAATTAGCTGCAAAACCAGATCGCGATTTTGAAATTCTTACTGTCATTGCACCAGGAATTCAAGGTGAAAAAACTGTTAATCAATTCCCACAATGGTTCCAAGAACAAGGATATAAAGATATCCCAGTTCTTTATGATACTAAAGCAACAACCTTCCAAGCTTATCAAATTCGAAGCATTCCTACAGAATACCTAATTGATAGTCAAGGAAAGATTGGAAAGATTCAATTTGGTGCTATCAGTAATGCGGATGCAGAAGCAGCATTTAAAGAAATGAACTAG
- the adcAII gene encoding zinc-binding lipoprotein AdcAII: MKKQNLFLVLLSVFLLLLGACSQKESQTGKGMKIVTSFYPIYAMVKEVSGDLNDVRMIQSSSGIHSFEPSANDIAAIYDADVFVYHSHTLESWAGSLDPNLKKSKVKVLEASEGMTLERVPGLEDVEAGDGVDEKTLYDPHTWLDPEKAGEEAQIIADKLSEVDSEHKETYQKNAQAFIKKAQELTKKFQPKFEKATQKTFVTQHTAFSYLAKRFGLNQLGIAGISPEQEPSPRQLTEIQEFVKTYKVKTIFMESNASSKVAETLVKSTGVGLKTLNPLEADPQNDKTYLENLEENISVLAEELK; the protein is encoded by the coding sequence ATGAAGAAACAAAATTTATTTTTAGTCTTGTTAAGTGTCTTTCTTTTATTGCTAGGAGCCTGTAGTCAAAAGGAAAGCCAGACAGGAAAGGGGATGAAAATTGTGACCAGTTTTTATCCTATCTACGCTATGGTTAAGGAAGTATCTGGTGACTTGAATGATGTTCGGATGATTCAGTCAAGTAGTGGGATTCACTCCTTTGAACCTTCAGCAAATGATATTGCAGCCATCTATGATGCAGATGTATTTGTTTACCATTCTCATACGCTCGAATCTTGGGCAGGAAGTTTAGATCCTAATCTAAAAAAATCCAAAGTGAAGGTTTTAGAGGCTTCTGAGGGAATGACCTTGGAACGTGTCCCTGGACTAGAGGATGTGGAAGCAGGGGATGGAGTTGATGAAAAAACGCTCTATGACCCTCACACTTGGCTAGATCCTGAAAAAGCTGGTGAAGAAGCGCAAATTATCGCTGATAAACTTTCAGAGGTGGATAGTGAACATAAAGAAACTTATCAAAAAAATGCGCAAGCCTTTATCAAAAAAGCTCAGGAATTGACTAAGAAATTCCAGCCTAAATTTGAAAAAGCGACTCAGAAAACATTTGTAACACAACATACAGCCTTTTCTTATCTTGCTAAGCGATTTGGACTCAATCAACTTGGTATTGCAGGCATCTCTCCTGAACAAGAACCAAGTCCAAGACAACTAACTGAAATTCAGGAATTTGTTAAAACCTATAAGGTTAAAACAATTTTTATGGAAAGTAATGCTTCTTCAAAAGTAGCTGAAACTCTTGTCAAATCAACAGGTGTGGGTCTTAAAACTCTGAATCCTTTAGAGGCAGACCCACAAAATGACAAGACTTACCTAGAAAATCTTGAAGAAAATATAAGTGTTTTAGCAGAAGAATTAAAGTGA
- a CDS encoding amino acid permease, with protein sequence MNIFRTKNVSLDKTEMHRHLKLWDLILLGIGAMVGTGIFTITGTAAATLAGPALVISIVISALCVGLSALFFAEFASRVPATGGAYSYLYAILGEFPAWLAGWLTMMEFMTAISGVASGWAAYFKGLLSQYGIALPQPLNGTFNPQAGTFVDLLPILVLVLVTSLVLLNAKAALRFNSILVILKFSALALFVLVGIWHIKLDNWSNFAPYGFGQIYGASTGIMAGASLMFFGFLGFESISMAVDEVKTPQKNIPRGIVLSLSIVTILYALVTLVLTGVVHYSHLNVNDAVAFALRSVGISWAANYVSLVAILTLITVCISMTYALSRMIYSLARDGLMPAAFKELTKTSKVPKNATILTGLASAVAAGMFPLASIAAFLNICTLAYLIMLAYGLIRLRKEKGMPKAGEFKTPLVPLLPILSIIICLSFMLQYNMETWLAFLVALLIGSIIYFTYGYKHSTIEE encoded by the coding sequence ATGAATATATTTAGAACAAAGAATGTAAGTTTGGATAAAACGGAGATGCACAGGCATTTGAAGTTATGGGATTTGATTTTGCTGGGTATCGGAGCCATGGTAGGGACAGGCATCTTTACAATTACAGGTACTGCAGCTGCCACACTTGCTGGTCCAGCCCTAGTGATTTCAATCGTCATTTCTGCCTTGTGTGTGGGATTATCAGCCCTCTTTTTTGCAGAATTTGCTTCACGAGTACCTGCTACAGGTGGTGCCTACAGTTATCTCTATGCTATTTTAGGAGAATTCCCAGCCTGGTTGGCTGGTTGGTTAACCATGATGGAGTTCATGACAGCCATATCAGGCGTAGCTTCGGGTTGGGCAGCTTATTTTAAAGGCTTGCTCTCTCAATACGGGATAGCCCTTCCTCAGCCTTTAAATGGTACCTTTAATCCTCAAGCAGGGACATTTGTTGATTTATTGCCTATTCTTGTCTTGGTCTTGGTGACCTCGCTTGTTTTACTCAATGCTAAAGCAGCCTTACGCTTTAATTCTATTCTAGTTATTTTGAAATTCTCGGCTTTAGCTCTCTTTGTTTTAGTAGGAATTTGGCATATCAAACTTGATAATTGGAGTAATTTTGCTCCTTATGGTTTTGGACAAATCTATGGTGCTAGTACTGGTATTATGGCTGGTGCCTCCTTAATGTTCTTCGGTTTTTTGGGATTTGAATCCATCTCTATGGCTGTAGATGAGGTCAAGACTCCTCAAAAAAATATTCCTAGAGGGATTGTCTTATCGCTTTCTATCGTAACCATTCTCTATGCCTTGGTGACGCTTGTTTTGACTGGTGTGGTTCACTATAGTCATTTAAATGTCAATGATGCCGTTGCCTTTGCCCTTCGTAGCGTTGGGATCAGTTGGGCAGCCAACTATGTGTCATTAGTGGCTATCTTGACCTTGATTACAGTTTGTATCTCGATGACCTATGCCCTATCGCGTATGATTTACAGTTTAGCGCGCGATGGCTTAATGCCTGCCGCCTTTAAAGAACTAACGAAGACTAGCAAGGTACCAAAGAATGCTACTATTTTAACAGGTCTAGCTTCAGCAGTAGCAGCAGGAATGTTCCCTCTTGCTAGTATCGCAGCCTTCTTAAATATTTGTACCTTAGCCTACTTGATTATGCTAGCTTACGGCCTGATTCGCTTACGGAAAGAAAAAGGCATGCCCAAAGCAGGCGAATTTAAAACACCATTGGTACCCTTATTACCGATTTTATCAATCATCATTTGTCTATCCTTCATGTTACAGTATAATATGGAAACCTGGCTTGCTTTCCTAGTTGCATTGTTGATAGGAAGTATTATTTACTTCACTTATGGTTATAAGCATTCTACCATAGAAGAATAA
- a CDS encoding LPXTG cell wall anchor domain-containing protein, which produces MKAALDSLKDVKANASDSKPAQDKKDTKQGTEDSKDSDKMTETNSVPAGVTVVGLLALLGVIAFWLVRRKKESEIQQLSTELTKVLGQLDAEKVDKKVLAKAQNLLQETLDFVKEENGSAETEAKLVEELKAILAKLK; this is translated from the coding sequence GTGAAGGCTGCCTTGGACTCTCTCAAAGATGTGAAAGCAAATGCTAGCGACAGCAAGCCTGCACAGGACAAGAAGGATACTAAGCAAGGAACGGAAGATAGTAAGGATTCAGATAAGATGACTGAAACAAACTCAGTTCCAGCAGGAGTGACTGTAGTCGGTCTACTCGCCCTTCTAGGCGTGATTGCCTTCTGGTTGGTTCGCCGTAAGAAAGAGTCAGAAATCCAGCAATTAAGCACGGAATTGACCAAGGTTCTCGGACAGCTAGATGCAGAAAAAGTAGATAAAAAAGTCCTTGCCAAAGCCCAAAACCTTCTCCAAGAAACCCTTGATTTCGTGAAAGAAGAAAATGGCTCAGCAGAGACAGAAGCTAAACTAGTAGAGGAGCTTAAAGCAATCCTTGCCAAACTCAAGTAA
- the ccdA2 gene encoding thiol-disulfide oxidoreductase-associated membrane protein CcdA2 yields the protein METLVFSISVFLAGVLSFFSPCIFPLLPVYAGILLDDQESAKSFSLFGRKVLWSGLIRTLCFIAGISLIFFILGFGAGYFGHILYANWFRYVMGAIIIILGLHQMEIFHFKKLEVQKSFTFKKSEANRYWSAFLLGITFSFGWTPCIGPVLSSVLALAASGGNGAWQGAIYTLIYTLGMALPFLVLALASGLVMPYFSKIKRHMMLMKKIGGFLIILMGILLLLGQVNVLAGIFE from the coding sequence TTGGAAACGCTAGTATTTTCAATCTCCGTTTTTTTAGCAGGGGTCTTGTCCTTCTTTTCTCCTTGCATTTTTCCACTTCTGCCAGTTTATGCTGGGATTTTATTGGATGATCAGGAAAGTGCAAAAAGTTTTTCCTTGTTTGGGAGAAAGGTTCTTTGGTCCGGTTTGATTCGAACGCTTTGCTTTATCGCAGGTATTTCTCTCATTTTCTTTATTCTAGGATTTGGTGCTGGTTACTTTGGTCATATTCTCTATGCAAATTGGTTTCGATATGTCATGGGAGCTATTATTATCATTTTGGGTCTTCACCAGATGGAAATTTTTCATTTTAAGAAATTAGAGGTTCAAAAAAGCTTTACTTTTAAGAAATCAGAAGCCAATCGTTATTGGTCAGCCTTTTTACTCGGTATTACCTTTAGCTTTGGTTGGACGCCTTGTATTGGTCCAGTTTTAAGTTCTGTTTTAGCGCTTGCGGCTTCTGGAGGCAATGGAGCTTGGCAAGGTGCTATCTATACTCTTATTTACACTCTGGGGATGGCTCTTCCTTTCTTGGTCTTGGCTCTAGCTTCAGGTCTAGTCATGCCTTATTTTAGTAAAATCAAACGTCATATGATGCTAATGAAGAAAATTGGTGGTTTCCTCATTATTTTAATGGGAATTTTGTTACTATTAGGACAAGTAAATGTTCTAGCTGGAATTTTTGAATAA